A genomic window from Streptomyces sp. NBC_01429 includes:
- a CDS encoding lysophospholipid acyltransferase family protein translates to MAELVYRPVIGAARTMFKALDLKIDTQGSEHIPRTGGAVLVSNHISYLDFIFAGLAALPQKRLVRFMAKDQVFRHKISGPLMRGMKHIPVDRKQGETAYAHALASLRAGEIVGVFPEATISQSFTLKSFKSGAARMAQEAGVPLIPVALWGTQRVWTKGRPRNFKRSHIPVTIRVGEQVEAPADQYAGAITRRLRDRVQELLEAAQRAYPVRPKDANDTWWVPAHLGGTAPTATEAREADRN, encoded by the coding sequence ATGGCAGAGCTCGTCTATCGGCCGGTCATCGGCGCCGCTCGCACGATGTTCAAGGCGCTGGACCTGAAGATCGACACGCAGGGTTCCGAGCACATCCCGCGTACCGGCGGTGCCGTGCTCGTCAGCAACCACATCAGCTATCTGGACTTCATCTTCGCCGGACTCGCCGCCCTGCCCCAGAAGCGCCTGGTGCGCTTCATGGCGAAGGACCAGGTCTTCCGGCACAAGATCTCGGGGCCGCTGATGCGCGGCATGAAGCACATCCCGGTGGACCGCAAGCAGGGCGAGACGGCGTACGCGCACGCGCTGGCCTCGCTGCGGGCGGGTGAGATCGTCGGGGTCTTCCCCGAGGCGACCATCTCGCAGTCCTTCACGCTGAAGAGCTTCAAGTCGGGCGCGGCCCGCATGGCGCAGGAGGCGGGCGTCCCGCTGATCCCGGTCGCGCTGTGGGGCACCCAGCGGGTGTGGACCAAGGGCCGGCCGCGGAACTTCAAGCGCAGCCACATCCCGGTGACGATCCGGGTCGGCGAGCAGGTGGAGGCGCCGGCCGACCAGTACGCGGGCGCGATCACCCGGCGGCTGCGCGACCGGGTGCAGGAGCTGCTGGAGGCGGCGCAGCGCGCCTATCCCGTACGCCCCAAGGACGCGAACGACACCTGGTGGGTCCCGGCCCACCTCGGGGGTACGGCGCCGACGGCGACCGAGGCCCGCGAGGCCGACAGGAACTGA
- a CDS encoding DUF4395 domain-containing protein translates to MDIDIRGPRFGATVTTVVLAVVLITGSGALLGWQALCFAAGAALGVPRSPYGLVFRTVVRPRLGPPSEFESPAPPRFAQAVGLVFSLVGLVGYLWGPSWLGLLATGCALAAAFLNAAFGYCLGCELYPLVRRAVAVVR, encoded by the coding sequence ATGGACATCGACATACGAGGACCACGGTTCGGCGCGACCGTCACCACCGTCGTGCTGGCCGTGGTGCTGATCACCGGTAGCGGAGCCCTGCTGGGCTGGCAGGCACTCTGCTTCGCGGCGGGCGCGGCGCTGGGGGTGCCGCGGTCGCCGTACGGGCTCGTCTTCCGTACCGTGGTACGCCCTCGCCTGGGGCCGCCGTCAGAGTTCGAGTCGCCCGCTCCGCCGCGCTTCGCCCAGGCGGTGGGCCTGGTGTTCTCGCTGGTGGGGCTAGTCGGCTACCTCTGGGGGCCGTCGTGGCTGGGGCTGCTGGCCACCGGCTGCGCACTCGCCGCCGCGTTCCTGAACGCGGCCTTCGGCTACTGCCTGGGCTGCGAGCTGTATCCGCTGGTCCGGCGCGCGGTGGCGGTGGTGCGGTGA
- a CDS encoding TlpA family protein disulfide reductase translates to MNAARGMETSGLVVCAAVLVAAAVFGLARERRDGRLRVRDDGERRLGAAELGVELGERATLLQFSSAFCQPCRATRRTLSEVAGMVDGVSHVELDAEEKLALVRELGILRTPTVLVLDAGGRVVRRASGQPRKADVIAALGEAV, encoded by the coding sequence ATGAACGCTGCTCGTGGGATGGAGACGAGTGGACTGGTGGTCTGCGCGGCCGTGCTCGTGGCGGCGGCCGTGTTCGGACTGGCGCGCGAGCGCCGTGACGGGAGGCTGAGAGTGCGGGACGACGGTGAGCGGCGGCTCGGCGCGGCGGAGTTGGGCGTCGAACTGGGGGAGCGGGCCACGCTCCTCCAGTTCTCCAGCGCGTTCTGCCAGCCCTGCCGCGCCACCAGACGCACCCTCAGCGAGGTCGCGGGAATGGTCGACGGCGTCTCCCATGTGGAGCTGGACGCCGAGGAGAAGCTCGCGCTCGTCCGGGAACTGGGCATTCTCCGGACCCCGACCGTGCTCGTCCTGGACGCCGGGGGCCGCGTCGTCCGCAGGGCGTCCGGGCAGCCGCGCAAGGCGGATGTGATCGCCGCGCTGGGGGAAGCGGTATGA
- a CDS encoding flavin reductase family protein, whose product MTASPDLSTAGPATARPGSPALLRSVFRRHAAGVAVITARGERPVGFTATSLNSVAAEPPLVSFGVDAASSSWPVLAEAAHVGVHILGEHQAELAATFARSGADRFAPPTAWQDGPEGVPVLDGVLAWLVCRVVARVPAADHRLVVAQVVAGDPAGAGRPLLYHQGRFNALRD is encoded by the coding sequence ATGACGGCCTCACCTGATCTGTCCACCGCCGGTCCCGCCACCGCCCGGCCCGGCTCTCCCGCGCTGCTCCGCTCCGTCTTCCGGCGCCACGCGGCGGGCGTCGCCGTCATCACGGCCCGGGGCGAGCGGCCGGTCGGCTTCACCGCCACCTCGCTCAACTCCGTGGCCGCCGAACCGCCGCTGGTCTCCTTCGGCGTGGACGCGGCGTCCTCCAGCTGGCCGGTCCTGGCCGAGGCCGCGCACGTGGGCGTGCACATACTCGGCGAGCACCAGGCCGAGCTGGCCGCCACCTTCGCGCGCTCCGGCGCCGACCGGTTCGCCCCGCCCACGGCCTGGCAGGATGGGCCCGAGGGCGTGCCGGTGCTCGACGGCGTACTCGCCTGGCTGGTCTGCCGGGTGGTCGCCCGCGTCCCGGCCGCCGACCACCGTCTGGTCGTCGCCCAGGTCGTCGCCGGCGACCCCGCGGGCGCGGGCCGCCCCCTCCTGTACCACCAGGGGCGCTTCAACGCGCTGCGGGACTGA